From a region of the Bradyrhizobium sp. KBS0727 genome:
- a CDS encoding carbohydrate ABC transporter permease: MTDLPTSRIDLKAVLSGSSPTVAKDDHSEGMSYLQSVPRRIVTLYLPLSIIVFVLLFPFYWMGLTAIKPDEQLIDLETYSPFWTWNPTFKHIHKLLFESYYPHWLWNTMYVAVCATVLSIVASVLAAYAIVRLRYKGAHWVGGLIFLSYLVPPSILFIPLATVVFQYGLFDSPMALILTYPTILIPFSTWLLMGYFKTIPFELEECALIDGASRWQILIKIVLPLAIPGLISAFIFCFTLCWNEFIYALTFLQSTSNKTVPVAIVNEFVDGDVYRWGSLMAGALAGSLPLVILYAFFVEHYVSAMTGAVKE, encoded by the coding sequence ATGACTGATCTTCCGACCTCGCGGATCGATCTCAAGGCTGTGCTCTCAGGCTCTTCGCCGACGGTCGCGAAGGACGATCACAGCGAGGGCATGAGCTATCTGCAATCGGTGCCGCGCCGGATCGTGACGCTGTATCTGCCGCTGTCGATCATTGTGTTCGTCCTGCTGTTTCCATTTTACTGGATGGGATTGACCGCGATCAAACCGGACGAGCAACTGATCGATCTCGAAACATACAGCCCGTTCTGGACCTGGAATCCGACTTTCAAGCACATCCACAAGCTGCTGTTCGAGAGCTATTATCCGCACTGGCTCTGGAACACGATGTATGTCGCGGTCTGTGCCACCGTTCTCTCGATCGTCGCCAGCGTGCTCGCGGCCTATGCCATCGTGCGGCTGCGCTACAAGGGCGCCCATTGGGTCGGCGGTCTGATCTTCCTGTCCTATCTGGTGCCGCCCTCGATCCTGTTCATTCCGCTCGCCACCGTTGTGTTCCAGTACGGCCTGTTCGACTCGCCGATGGCGCTGATCCTGACCTATCCGACCATCCTGATTCCGTTCTCGACCTGGCTGCTGATGGGCTACTTCAAGACCATCCCGTTCGAACTGGAGGAATGTGCGCTGATTGACGGTGCCAGCCGCTGGCAGATTCTGATCAAGATCGTGCTGCCGCTGGCGATCCCCGGTCTGATCTCGGCGTTCATCTTCTGCTTCACGTTGTGCTGGAACGAGTTCATCTACGCGCTGACCTTCCTGCAATCGACCTCCAACAAGACGGTGCCGGTTGCGATCGTCAACGAATTCGTCGACGGCGACGTCTATCGCTGGGGTTCGCTGATGGCGGGCGCGCTGGCGGGCTCGCTGCCGCTGGTTATCCTTTACGCCTTCTTCGTCGAACATTATGTGTCGGCGATGACGGGAGCGGTGAAGGAGTGA
- the denD gene encoding D-erythronate dehydrogenase: MHILILGAAGMVGRKLTERLLRDGRLGKHDITRMTLQDVVAPTKPANASIPITVVASDFADAGAATPLIAHRPDVIFHLAAIVSGEAEAEFDKGYRINLDGTRYLIDAIRAVGAGYKPRLVFTSSIAVFGAPFPEKIGDEFFHTPLTSYGTQKSICELLINDYTRKGLLDGISIRLPTICVRPGKPNKAASGFFSNIIREPLAGEEALLPVSDDVRHWHASPKSAVGFLVHAGTMDLNAMGARRNLSMPGMSVTVGEQIAALDRVAGKNVTARIKRVPDPTIIGIVSGWPRDFVTDRALKLGFTTAEKTFDDIIRIHIEDELGGKFAA; this comes from the coding sequence TTGCACATTCTGATTCTCGGTGCCGCCGGCATGGTCGGCCGCAAATTGACCGAACGGCTGCTGCGCGACGGCCGCCTGGGCAAGCACGATATCACCCGCATGACCTTGCAGGACGTGGTGGCTCCCACCAAGCCCGCCAACGCATCGATCCCGATCACGGTGGTGGCCTCCGATTTCGCCGATGCCGGCGCCGCGACGCCGCTGATCGCGCACCGGCCGGATGTGATCTTCCATCTCGCCGCGATCGTCTCGGGCGAAGCCGAAGCCGAATTCGACAAGGGCTATCGCATCAACCTCGACGGCACGCGCTATCTGATCGATGCCATCCGCGCCGTCGGCGCCGGCTACAAGCCGCGGCTGGTGTTCACGTCCTCGATCGCGGTGTTCGGCGCGCCGTTCCCGGAAAAGATCGGCGACGAATTCTTCCATACGCCGCTGACGAGCTACGGCACGCAGAAGTCGATCTGCGAACTCCTGATCAACGACTATACCCGTAAGGGCCTGCTCGACGGCATCAGCATCCGCCTGCCGACGATCTGCGTGCGGCCGGGCAAGCCGAACAAGGCGGCCTCGGGTTTCTTCTCCAACATCATCCGCGAGCCGCTGGCGGGCGAGGAGGCGCTGCTGCCGGTCTCCGACGACGTACGGCACTGGCACGCCTCGCCGAAATCGGCGGTCGGCTTTCTGGTTCACGCCGGTACCATGGACCTCAACGCCATGGGCGCACGCCGTAACCTCAGCATGCCCGGGATGTCGGTGACGGTTGGCGAACAGATCGCAGCCCTCGATCGCGTCGCCGGCAAGAACGTCACCGCGCGCATCAAGCGGGTCCCGGATCCGACCATCATCGGCATCGTCAGCGGCTGGCCGCGCGATTTCGTCACCGATCGCGCGCTCAAGCTCGGCTTCACCACCGCCGAAAAGACCTTTGACGATATCATCCGGATTCACATCGAGGATGAACTCGGCGGCAAGTTCGCGGCCTGA
- a CDS encoding sugar kinase codes for MTKVACIGECMVELKQAGSGLFSRGYGGDTLNTAVYLARLGAGVDYITALGDDPLSDEMIAGWAAEGVGTTRVLRLRGKLPGLYLIETDVNGERRFFHWRESAAARSLMDLPETPDVLNSLASYDVVYLSAITLSLYGEEGRGRLFTALQRAREAGARFAFDTNFRARGWPDLDLARRVFRHAFEIADIVLASTEDLLPLYPGENHDALLARIPGGEVVLKLSEPASILRIAGVLHQIRAEPVTAPVVDTTAAGDSFAAAYAAARLAGAGPLDAARAGHRLAGVVVCHPGAIIPKTAMPAELISGLTRASP; via the coding sequence ATGACCAAAGTAGCCTGCATCGGCGAATGTATGGTCGAGTTGAAACAGGCCGGCAGCGGCCTGTTTTCACGGGGTTATGGCGGCGACACGCTCAATACCGCGGTCTATCTCGCCCGGCTCGGCGCCGGCGTCGATTACATCACCGCGCTCGGCGACGATCCTCTCAGCGACGAGATGATCGCCGGCTGGGCGGCGGAAGGCGTCGGCACGACACGGGTGTTGCGGCTACGCGGCAAACTGCCGGGCCTCTACCTGATCGAGACCGACGTGAACGGGGAACGGCGGTTCTTCCACTGGCGCGAGAGTGCGGCCGCGCGCAGCCTGATGGATCTGCCGGAAACCCCTGACGTCCTGAATTCGCTGGCGAGCTACGACGTCGTTTATCTCTCGGCGATCACGCTGTCGCTGTACGGCGAAGAGGGACGAGGGCGCCTGTTCACGGCGCTGCAACGCGCGCGTGAAGCCGGCGCGCGGTTTGCCTTCGACACCAATTTCCGCGCCCGCGGCTGGCCCGATCTCGACCTCGCGCGCCGCGTCTTTCGGCATGCGTTTGAGATCGCCGATATCGTGCTCGCCTCGACCGAGGACCTGCTGCCGCTCTATCCCGGTGAAAACCATGACGCCCTGCTGGCGCGCATTCCCGGCGGGGAGGTGGTGCTGAAGCTTTCCGAACCCGCAAGCATCCTGCGGATCGCAGGTGTGCTGCACCAGATCAGGGCCGAGCCGGTGACCGCGCCCGTGGTCGACACCACGGCGGCGGGTGACAGTTTTGCGGCGGCCTATGCCGCCGCCCGTCTGGCGGGCGCCGGTCCGCTGGATGCTGCCCGCGCCGGACACCGTCTGGCCGGCGTTGTGGTATGCCATCCCGGTGCCATCATCCCGAAGACGGCGATGCCGGCGGAATTGATTTCAGGACTCACCAGGGCTTCCCCATGA
- the eda gene encoding bifunctional 4-hydroxy-2-oxoglutarate aldolase/2-dehydro-3-deoxy-phosphogluconate aldolase — MTAASRQQKLADLFKAATVIPVLTIERREDAVPLAKALVAGGVRVLEVTLRTPVAIEAAKAMIAEVPDAIVGIGTILNADDLERAKALGARFGISPGGTPDLLKAAAAGDLPFAPGIATASELMQALAHGLDIVKFFPAEQSGGIKALRALAGPFPNVRVCPTGGIGEANAAAWLAEPNVLAVGGSWLCPPADVRSGNWAGISAMCARAMKLLKPA; from the coding sequence ATGACCGCAGCATCCAGGCAGCAAAAACTCGCCGATCTCTTCAAGGCGGCGACCGTGATCCCGGTGCTCACCATCGAGCGGCGAGAGGATGCCGTGCCGCTGGCCAAGGCGCTGGTTGCCGGAGGCGTCCGCGTCCTCGAAGTCACCTTGCGGACGCCGGTCGCGATCGAGGCGGCCAAAGCCATGATTGCGGAGGTGCCGGACGCCATCGTCGGCATCGGCACGATCCTGAACGCCGACGATCTGGAGCGGGCCAAAGCACTCGGCGCTAGATTCGGTATCAGCCCAGGCGGCACGCCGGACCTTTTGAAGGCCGCAGCCGCAGGCGACTTGCCGTTCGCGCCGGGGATCGCGACCGCCTCTGAGCTGATGCAGGCGTTGGCGCACGGTCTCGACATCGTCAAATTCTTCCCGGCCGAGCAGTCCGGTGGTATCAAGGCACTGCGGGCGCTGGCGGGGCCGTTTCCGAACGTTCGGGTCTGCCCGACCGGCGGCATCGGCGAGGCCAATGCGGCGGCCTGGCTGGCCGAACCCAATGTGCTGGCGGTCGGCGGTTCCTGGCTGTGCCCGCCGGCGGATGTCCGCTCCGGCAACTGGGCTGGCATTTCAGCCATGTGCGCGCGGGCCATGAAATTGCTGAAACCGGCGTGA